From Nodosilinea sp. PGN35, a single genomic window includes:
- a CDS encoding alpha/beta fold hydrolase: protein MVTTVSQEHGFLQTNGLHLHYVRQGQGPLMLFLHGFPEFWYSWRHQLDYFADRYTCVALDLRGYNDSDKPIGVEAYRLEVLVADVRGAIAALGYDRAVLVGHDWGGAIAWAFAYAHPEQLESLIIMNMPHPARFAEGLRTPQQLLRSWYIAAFQLPLLPELLLQAGDYWLIGQALQGMAIDKTTFSAADLRAYKTAAAKPGALTAMVNYYRAVGLGDQPQTWGLLDVPTLLIWGEEDAALGKELSLGTADYVRHLRLRYIPQCSHWVQQEQPHQVNALMDEWLR, encoded by the coding sequence ATGGTCACCACAGTAAGTCAAGAGCACGGGTTTCTTCAGACCAACGGGCTGCACCTGCACTACGTCCGCCAGGGCCAGGGCCCGCTAATGCTGTTTTTGCACGGATTTCCAGAATTTTGGTACTCCTGGCGGCACCAGCTCGACTATTTTGCCGACCGCTATACCTGTGTTGCCCTAGATCTGCGCGGCTACAACGACAGCGACAAGCCCATCGGCGTTGAGGCCTACCGCCTGGAGGTCTTGGTGGCGGATGTGCGGGGGGCGATCGCCGCCCTGGGCTACGACCGAGCGGTGCTGGTGGGGCACGACTGGGGAGGGGCGATCGCCTGGGCCTTTGCCTACGCCCACCCCGAGCAGCTAGAGTCCCTCATTATCATGAATATGCCCCACCCGGCCAGGTTTGCCGAGGGGCTGCGCACGCCCCAGCAGCTGTTGCGCAGCTGGTATATTGCCGCCTTTCAGCTGCCCCTGCTGCCCGAACTGCTGCTGCAGGCGGGTGACTACTGGCTGATTGGGCAAGCCTTGCAGGGTATGGCGATCGACAAAACCACCTTCAGCGCCGCCGATCTGCGCGCCTACAAGACCGCCGCCGCCAAACCCGGTGCCCTCACCGCCATGGTCAACTACTACCGCGCCGTCGGTCTGGGCGACCAGCCGCAGACCTGGGGCCTGCTCGACGTGCCCACCCTGCTGATCTGGGGCGAGGAAGATGCCGCCCTGGGTAAAGAACTCTCCCTCGGCACCGCAGACTACGTGCGCCACCTGCGGCTGCGCTACATTCCCCAGTGCAGCCACTGGGTGCAGCAGGAGCAACCCCACCAGGTCAACGCCCTGATGGATGAATGGCTGCGCTAG